Proteins from one Octopus bimaculoides isolate UCB-OBI-ISO-001 chromosome 19, ASM119413v2, whole genome shotgun sequence genomic window:
- the LOC128250162 gene encoding uncharacterized protein LOC128250162, with translation MRQTEVKTAGTGGRATGHDRSSHLSQQLFDCGHAGASPFVEQFNPRTYFLSENWSTQLLSLRFSDSETESGGRSSFSKKFFLNCDPIVIELLIKYLDNFWCLSINILFSVGFQVNFFPH, from the exons ATGAGGCAAACGGAAGTGAAGACTGCAGGGACTGGTGGAAGAGCCACGGGGCATGATCGCTCATCCCACCTCAGTCAACAG ttatttgactgtggtcatgctggagcatcgccttttgtggaacaattcaaccccaggacttatttttt GAGTGAAAATTGGTCAACACAGTTGTTGTCATTGAGGTTCAGTGATTCTGAAACAGAATCAGGTGGCAGGTCTTCTTTTtccaagaaatttttcctcaactgTGATCCAATTGTAATTgaattgctaataaaatatcttgataATTTCTGGTGTTTatcaatcaatattcttttctctgttggattccaagtcaattttttcccACACTAA